AGCAAACTTAGCGGCACCCGCAGCGGCATCTTTTTGGTTAACAGTACGACCAGATAAGCTAAGAACATGAGCCGTCATTTCTTTAACGCCTTGCTCACCAAGTGCTGCACTCCAAGAAGGCATAGCGGCTACTCGACCATAAAGAAGCGTTTCTTTAATTTTGTCTGGTGAGCCACCGTATAACCAATCTTTATCAGTTAGGTTAGGGAAGCCAGTTGCACCACGTGCATCAGAGCCATGACATTGCGCACAGTTTTGCGAGAATAAACGCTGACCAATTTCAAGTGCTAACTGGCCGTCTGTTTGTTCATGCTTTTCGCCATTTTCAAGGGCTACTTGCTGCGCTGCATCACCTTCAAATTTAGAGTTAACCAACTCTAATACCGGTATTTGTGCAAGCTTGTTAAAGATAGGACCAAAACGCTCTTGTGCTGCTTCGTATTCTTTATCAAGTTTTACATAGCGGCCTTCTTCTTTCGCTTTAGCCGTGGCTTCTTTAGATTCAGCTAAAGAGGTAATACCTTGGTTAGAACTTGTCCATTTACCTAAGCCTTCCCAGTTACCTAAACCTGGATAAGCTGCTAGGTAATATACCGACCAAATAAATGTTGCAAAGAACATGTACGTCCACCATTTTGGTAGTGGATTATTTAGTTCGGTAATGCCGTCATATTCATGTCCGCAGTCTTCACCTTCTTTTACGCCAGCATAGTTTTTAAGGTTCCAAACTAATAAGCTAAAAATGATGATTAAGCAGGCTAGGGTTAATACAATAACCCAAATACTCCAAAAGCTAGTCATTTTTCAGACTCCTTTTCCTCGTTAGAGAGTGTGTTGTTATGTTTTTTTTCATCTTCAAAAATGGCATTAGCAGCGTCATCAAAACGATTTTTGCTACGTTTGCTGTATGCCCATACAACAATCACAATAAACAATACTAAAATTACCAGAGTCAAAATGCCTCTGTATGTTCCGTAATCCATAATAATTACTTCAAGTGGGTGCCAAGTTGCTGTAAATACGCGATTAGGGCTTGCATTTCTGTTGCGCCTTCGCCGTTATTCATAGCGTTAACTTTATCAACATCTGCTTGTAGCTCTTCGTCGCTGCCATAACCTAAACCCGGGTGTTTAGGGTTTTCTGGGTTAATGGCAAAAGTATCACGGAAAATTTGTAGTTTTTTCAGAGTTAGGCTGGTATCAACCTTTGTCTCTGCTAACCAAGGAAAACCTGGCATGTTCGACTCAGGAACCACGGCACGTGGATCAACTAAGTGCGCATAATGCCAATCGTCCGAGTAACGGTTACCTACACGAGCTAAGTCAGGACCAGTACGTTTAGAACCCCATTGGAAAGGGTGATCCCATACTGACTCGCCCGCTACAGAGTAGTGACCGTAACGCTCAACTTCATCACGAAAAGGACGAATCATTTGTGAGTGACAGTTATAACAACCTTCACGTACATAAATGTCACGGCCTTCCATTTCTAGCGCGTTAAGTGGGCGCAAACCTTCTACAGGTTTTGTTGTATCGTCTTGGAACATTAGCGGAGTAATTTCAACTAATGCACCAAAACTAATAGCAAAAACAGTCAGAATAGCCATTAGGCCAACGTTCTTTTCTACTATTTCATGTTTGTTTTGTGAATTTTTATTGCTCATCATTTCACTCCGTTATGCTAATTGTGCTTGCGCGTCTAACTTCAGTGATTCTTTCTCAGCTGAAATTGTACGCAGAACGTTATAAGCCATAACTAACATACCTGTTACGATGAATACACCGCCTACAAAGCGCATAATATAGAATGGGTGTGATGCCTCTAATGACTGTACAAAGCTGTACATTAATGTGCCGTCAGAGTTAACTGCACGCCACATTAGGCCTTGCATAACACCTGAGATCCACATTGCAACAATGTAAAGTACAACACCTACCGTATGTAACCAGAAGTGGGTGTTAACCAATTTAACGCTGTACATACGACCTTGTGCGAATAACGCAGGGATAAGGTGATAAATAGCACCAATCGAAATCATCGCAACCCAACCTAATGCACCTGAGTGTACGTGGCCGATAGTCCAGTCTGTGTAGTGAGATAATGCATTTACAGATTTAATTGCCATCATTGGGCCTTCAAACGTAGACATACCGTAGAAAGACAATGAAACAACTAAGAAACGAAGTACTGGGTCAGTACGTAACTTATGCCAAGCGCCAGAAAGCGTCATAATACCGTTAATCATACCACCCCAAGATGGTACAAATAGGATAATAGACATAACCATACCTAAACTTTGCGTCCAATCAGGTAGCGCAGTGTAGTGAAGGTGGTGAGGACCAGCCCAAATGTAAAGTGAAATAAGTGCCCAAAAGTGAACTACCGATAAACGGTAAGAGTAAACTGGGCGACCTGCTTGTTTAGGTACAAAGTAGTACATCATACCTAAGAAACCAGCCGTTAATAGGAAACCTACAGCGTTATGACCGTACCACCACTGAACCATTGCATCTACCGCACCTGCGTAGATTGAGTATGATTTAGTTAACGACACAGGCACTGCCATGCTGTTTACAATGTGTAGCACTGCAACAGTAATAATAAAGCCAGCGTAAAACCAGTTAGCAACGTATATATGAGATACTTTGCGTTTAATCAGCGTACCAAAAAATACCACTGCGTAAACTATCCATACTACCGCGATTAAAATATCAATTGGCCACTCAAGCTCTGCATATTCTTTAGAGCTAGTAATACCTAGCGGTAATGTAATTACGGCTAATACAATAACAAGCTGCCAACCCCAAAAAGAGAAAGCGGCGAGTTTGTCTGAGAAAAGGCGCGTTTGACAAGTACGTTGAACGACGTAATAAGACGTCGCAAAAAGTGCACTGGTACCAAATGCGAAAATTACTGCGTTCGTGTGTAACGGACGTAGTCGAGAGTATGTTAACCATGGTGTATCAAAGTTAAGTGCTGGCCAAGCTAATTGGGCAGCAATCAGAACCCCAATACTCATGCCAACGATGCCCCAAATCACTGTCATAATAGCGAATTGGCGTACAACTTTATAGTTATACTCAGTTTGTGATGCTACTGTTTGGCTCATTTTCTGGCTTCCGCTGCAATAAATGCGTTTAGAAATGAATTACCCACCGTTTAAAGTGGGGCCTACTATTTTCCCCAAGCGTATTACCTAAAACGTTCAAAGCCTGAATGCTTCAGAAAACAAACTCGAGAAACCCTTATTTTTTGCGGGTGAAATGATAAATTTTTTGGCCTAAAAAAGATAGGTCAATTACATAAAATTATGACATCAATCAAAGTTTGTGAGTTTGTTGTTTATTTTTTGATACAGATTGTACCTATATTAACCAAACATCACACTAACTATTGTTATTTCAAAGCATGCTAATTAAGATTTGTTTTTATTTAGCGCGGATTTGTTATGCATATATATAGATTTACTTTGTTTTTAATGCTTATTTTTGTATTAACAGGCTGTGACAATACCAATCAAAAAGATCAAAAAGCACTGCTAAAAACAAATTGCGACGCTAATCAGCACTGTATTTATAATACCGGTGTTAAAGTATGGTTAAGTGATAAAAATATCACTCCCGAAACCCCCTTTAGTATTTACCTTGATTTACCCGGCCACCTAAAAATAGATAACGCTAAGCTTGAAAGTATCACCATGTATATGGGTTTTATTCCGCAAAAGTTCACTAAAGGAGCAACTATTTATAAAAGTGACACTATGGTGGGCATATGCTCTGAGAAAAATATGCTGTGGCAATTAGTGCTTAATTTAAGCAACCTTCAAACTGGCGAGCCAATCACACATTTTTATAATTTTTACGTTACGTATTAAACTAGCATTATTTTTACACTTTTATTTCCAAAGCGGAGCAAGTAATAAAATACCGTATTAAATAATATGCTTTTAGAGCTAACTTAGTTTCATAACCTGTTTTAT
The genomic region above belongs to Pseudoalteromonas sp. MM1 and contains:
- the ccoP gene encoding cytochrome-c oxidase, cbb3-type subunit III, which gives rise to MTSFWSIWVIVLTLACLIIIFSLLVWNLKNYAGVKEGEDCGHEYDGITELNNPLPKWWTYMFFATFIWSVYYLAAYPGLGNWEGLGKWTSSNQGITSLAESKEATAKAKEEGRYVKLDKEYEAAQERFGPIFNKLAQIPVLELVNSKFEGDAAQQVALENGEKHEQTDGQLALEIGQRLFSQNCAQCHGSDARGATGFPNLTDKDWLYGGSPDKIKETLLYGRVAAMPSWSAALGEQGVKEMTAHVLSLSGRTVNQKDAAAGAAKFAMCAACHGADGKGSVAHNLPFGAPNLTDNIWLYGGSQRAVEETLNHGRAGVMPAWKDILGEDKIHLLTAYVYSLSQDK
- a CDS encoding CcoQ/FixQ family Cbb3-type cytochrome c oxidase assembly chaperone, which codes for MDYGTYRGILTLVILVLFIVIVVWAYSKRSKNRFDDAANAIFEDEKKHNNTLSNEEKESEK
- the ccoO gene encoding cytochrome-c oxidase, cbb3-type subunit II, with protein sequence MSNKNSQNKHEIVEKNVGLMAILTVFAISFGALVEITPLMFQDDTTKPVEGLRPLNALEMEGRDIYVREGCYNCHSQMIRPFRDEVERYGHYSVAGESVWDHPFQWGSKRTGPDLARVGNRYSDDWHYAHLVDPRAVVPESNMPGFPWLAETKVDTSLTLKKLQIFRDTFAINPENPKHPGLGYGSDEELQADVDKVNAMNNGEGATEMQALIAYLQQLGTHLK
- the ccoN gene encoding cytochrome-c oxidase, cbb3-type subunit I gives rise to the protein MSQTVASQTEYNYKVVRQFAIMTVIWGIVGMSIGVLIAAQLAWPALNFDTPWLTYSRLRPLHTNAVIFAFGTSALFATSYYVVQRTCQTRLFSDKLAAFSFWGWQLVIVLAVITLPLGITSSKEYAELEWPIDILIAVVWIVYAVVFFGTLIKRKVSHIYVANWFYAGFIITVAVLHIVNSMAVPVSLTKSYSIYAGAVDAMVQWWYGHNAVGFLLTAGFLGMMYYFVPKQAGRPVYSYRLSVVHFWALISLYIWAGPHHLHYTALPDWTQSLGMVMSIILFVPSWGGMINGIMTLSGAWHKLRTDPVLRFLVVSLSFYGMSTFEGPMMAIKSVNALSHYTDWTIGHVHSGALGWVAMISIGAIYHLIPALFAQGRMYSVKLVNTHFWLHTVGVVLYIVAMWISGVMQGLMWRAVNSDGTLMYSFVQSLEASHPFYIMRFVGGVFIVTGMLVMAYNVLRTISAEKESLKLDAQAQLA